One Patescibacteria group bacterium genomic window, AACGGCCGACGGTCGGCGCGGCGCAGAAAGAGAACACGCGGATCATGAATGCGTTCAACGAGAAACTGGATTCGTTCGGCGTCGTCAAGGCCGACGTCCAGACCTCGAACTATTCCATCCAGCCGGTCTACGATTGGAATGACGGCAGACAGCTCTTGCGCGGCTACCAGGTGGCGCAGAATCTGCGGCTGAAGATCCGCAACCTCGACAACGTCGGCGACATCATCGGCGCCGCCGGCACGCTTGGCGCCAATCAGATCGGCGGCATCGAGTTCACGGTCGACGAACCGGAGGCGGTCAAAGAGCAGGCGCGGGTCAAGGCGCTAGAGAACGCCAAGAGCAAGGCCGACGCCCTGTCCAAGGTCGTGGGCGTCGAGATCGTTCGGGTCATCTCTTTCAGCGAGAACTCCACCGAGCCGATCTATAACCGGCCGTATTTCGCCGACAAGGCCATGGCCGTCGGCGGCGCGCCAGCTGCGCCGGACATTCAGGCCGGCAGCGCGGAGTACGTCATCAATGTCGACGTGACTTACGAGATCCGCTAAGTGCTGATCATCATCTTATGGCTAACAAGATCAAGGACATCAGGGCGAGGGAAATTCTCGATTCGCGCGGCAATCCGACGCTCGCGGTGAAGGTCGAAGTCGAAGGCGGATTCTTCGGCGCCGCTTCGGTGCCGTCCGGCGCTTCGACCGGCGTCCATGAGGCGCTCGAACTCCGCGACGGCGACAAGAAACGCTACGGCGGCCAGGGCGTGCTCAAAGCCGTCGAGAACGTCAACAAGATCATCGGACCGAAGCTGCGCGGCATGGACGTCACTCTGCAGCGCAAGATCGACGACGCGATGCTCGGCCTCGACGGCACGGAGAACAAGTCCAAGCTCGGCGCCAACGCCATCCTGGGCATCTCGCTCGCGTGCGCCCGCGCCGGCGCCGCCGTCCGCGGCGTCCCGCTCTACGTCTACCTGCGCTCGGTCTACGGCATCGATCGCAAGGGGTTCGAACTGCCGCTGCCGATGATGAACATCCTGAACGGCGGCCGGCACGCCGATTTCGCGATCGACTTCCAGGAATGCATGATCATCCCGAAGATGAAGAGATTCGCGGAACGCGTCCGCGCCGGCAGCGAGATCTTCCATGCGCTCGGCAAGATCCTGAAGAAGAAGGGCTACGTCACTTCGGTGGGCGACGAAGGCGGCTTCGCGCCGCGCCTCGCCTCGAACGAAGAAGCGTTCGAACTCATCCTCGACGCGATCGAGGACGCCGGTTACGCTCCAGGCAAGGACGTGGCGCTCGGCGCCGACGTGGCGGCTTCGGAGTTCTATGACGAGGACAAGAAAGTCTACAACCTGAATGTCGAAAAGAAGGTCCTGGCTCCGGCCGAGCTCATCAAGCTGTACGAGAAGTGGCTGGCCAAATATCCGTTCATCCTCATCGAGGACGGTCTGGCCGAGGATGACTGGGAGAACTGGGAGGACCTGACCGCTAAGCTCGGCAAGAAGCTGGCGCTCATCGGCGACGATCTCTTCGTCACGAACGTCAAGCGTCTGGAGATGGGCATCAATCGCAAAGTCGGCAACGCCATCCTGATCAAGGTCAACCAGATCGGTTCGCTCTCCGAGACCATGGATACGATCATGCTGGCTCAGCAGAACAAGTACAAAGTCGCCATCTCGCACCGTTCCGGCGAGACCGCGGATACCTTCATCGCCGATCTCGCGGTGGCGGTCGGGGCCGAATTCATCAAGACCGGCAGCCTGTCGCGGAGCGAACGGCTGGAGAAGTACAACCGGCTCATGGAGATCGAAGAGGAGATCGCCTGACCGCTGACAACCGGATCAATCAACCGCCTCCCGCGCCAGCAGGGGGCGGTTTTAGCTTAATTAAGGCTAATCTTGATCTTCGGTGGTCGGGAGCTTCATTTTTGGCTCTCTTACTTGTATAATTTCTACCACGCCCATTATGACCACCAAAAAAATCGCCGCCGCTAAAATTCCGCCCGTCGTTCTGGCTGTCATTGATGGCTGGGGCTTGGCACCGCCAGGCCGGGGTAACGCAATCTCGCTCTCCAAGACGCCGAACTTGGACGCTTTGTTCGGCAAATATCCGCATTCCCAGCTCATGGCGCACGGCCGTTACGTCGGCCTGCTGCCCGACCAGGAAGGCAACTCCGAGGCCGGCCACATGAACATCGGCGCCGGCCGGATCGTCCGGCAAGATATTTCTTATGTCACCGAGGCGATCAAGGATCGCACTTTTTTCAAGAATACCGCTTTCAAGGAGGTCCTGAAGCACGCCAAGAAATACGGCACCACGGTTCATCTCATGGGCTTGCTTTCGAACGGCAACAGCGCTCATGCCTGTCCGGAGCATCTTTACGCCCTGTTGGAATTTTGCCGCGACGAAGGCATTGACCGGGTGTTGCTGCATCTCTTCACCGACGGCCGCGATTCGCCGCCGTTCTCGGCCACGCGGCTCCTGCATGATCTCGAGAAACGGCTGTATCCGAACCAGCAGATCGCCACGGTCATGGGCCGCTTTTACGCCATGGACCGCAACAAGCGCTGGCCGCGCATCGAGCTGGCTTATAATGCCATCGTCTGCGGCGAA contains:
- a CDS encoding SIMPL domain-containing protein (The SIMPL domain is named for its presence in mouse protein SIMPL (signalling molecule that associates with mouse pelle-like kinase). Bacterial member BP26, from Brucella, was shown to assemble into a channel-like structure, while YggE from E. coli has been associated with resistance to oxidative stress.) produces the protein MDMNNDKIGCCRCKGKAPMMIAALLMLALTAWLGLKARNAWREYEFIGVPIERHTFTIAGEGRVSVIPDIAKIEIGNVVERPTVGAAQKENTRIMNAFNEKLDSFGVVKADVQTSNYSIQPVYDWNDGRQLLRGYQVAQNLRLKIRNLDNVGDIIGAAGTLGANQIGGIEFTVDEPEAVKEQARVKALENAKSKADALSKVVGVEIVRVISFSENSTEPIYNRPYFADKAMAVGGAPAAPDIQAGSAEYVINVDVTYEIR
- the eno gene encoding phosphopyruvate hydratase, encoding MANKIKDIRAREILDSRGNPTLAVKVEVEGGFFGAASVPSGASTGVHEALELRDGDKKRYGGQGVLKAVENVNKIIGPKLRGMDVTLQRKIDDAMLGLDGTENKSKLGANAILGISLACARAGAAVRGVPLYVYLRSVYGIDRKGFELPLPMMNILNGGRHADFAIDFQECMIIPKMKRFAERVRAGSEIFHALGKILKKKGYVTSVGDEGGFAPRLASNEEAFELILDAIEDAGYAPGKDVALGADVAASEFYDEDKKVYNLNVEKKVLAPAELIKLYEKWLAKYPFILIEDGLAEDDWENWEDLTAKLGKKLALIGDDLFVTNVKRLEMGINRKVGNAILIKVNQIGSLSETMDTIMLAQQNKYKVAISHRSGETADTFIADLAVAVGAEFIKTGSLSRSERLEKYNRLMEIEEEIA